One Formosa agariphila KMM 3901 genomic window, ACTCGATAAGTTAGAAGAATTAAGTCCTAAAATAAAGGAAGAAAAAAAAGACCAGGAGGAGTCAGACCCTCGTTGGAATACATTAAAGCAACTATTAACGGATAATAAATAAATAGAAAATGGCACATCCTAAAAGAAAAATCTCGAAAACAAGAAGAGATAAAAGAAGAACACATTATAAAGCAACTGCGCCACAAATTGCTACTTGTCCTACAACAGGAGAAGCTCACTTATATCACAGAGCTCACTGGCATGAAGGTAAATTATACTACAGAGGTCAAGTATTAATTGACAACTCAGAGGTAGAGGAAAATCTAGCATAAGTATTATGCACGCATATAAAAAAACGCTCCATTTGTGAGCGTTTTTTTTGTCATATAGTTTTCTATAAGTCAAAAACAACTTAATTTGCATCTAATTAAACTAAAAATTAAGTAATTTGGCCGTAAAATTGATGTTTCAGGTCTAATTATCTAAGTTTTGGTTCAATAATTTATACGTTATGAGTAAAATAACAGCGGCTATTACGGCTGTAGGAGCATATGTGCCAGAGCACGTTTTAACTAATAAGATGTTAGAGTCTATGGTTGAAACAAATGATGAATGGATTACCTCAAGAACAGGTATTAAAGAACGTCGTATTTTAAAGGAAGTTGGAAAAGGAACTTCTTTTCTAGCAATAAATGCAGCTCAAGACCTAATAGACAAATCTGGAGTAGATCCAAAGGAAATCGATTTAGTAATTGTAGCGACAGCGACACCAGACATGAAAGCCGCTGCAACAGCATCTTTTACTGCAACAGCAATTGGAGCCGTAAATGCATTTGCTTACGATTTAGAAGCAGCATGTTCAAGCTTTCTATTTGGAATGTCAACAGCGTCTAGTTACATTGAATCTGGACGTTATAAAAAAATATTACTTATTGGAGCAGATAAAAATTCTTCAATGATTAATTATAAAGACCGTGCAACATGTATTATTTTTGGTGATGGTGCCGGTGCAGTGTTATTCGAACCTAATGAAGAAGGTTTCGGGTTACACGACGAGTATTTAAGAAGCGATGGTAGTGGTAGAGATTTTCTACAAGCTACATATGGCGGATCATCTTTTCCTATTACTCCAGAAGCAGTAGCAGAAGGAAAGCACTTTGTGTTTCAAGATGGAAAAACAGTATTTAAGAATGCAGTATCTAATATGGCAGATGTTGCCGTAAAAATATTAGAACGAAATAATTTGACTAAAGACGAAATTTCTTGGCTAGTAGCACACCAAGCAAATAAGCGTATTATTGATGCTACAGCTAATAGAATAGATTTAGATTCGAAAAAAGTAATGACTAATATAGAAAAGTATGGTAACACCACTTCTGCTACATTACCATTATTGCTTA contains:
- the rpmF gene encoding 50S ribosomal protein L32, which translates into the protein MAHPKRKISKTRRDKRRTHYKATAPQIATCPTTGEAHLYHRAHWHEGKLYYRGQVLIDNSEVEENLA
- a CDS encoding beta-ketoacyl-ACP synthase III yields the protein MSKITAAITAVGAYVPEHVLTNKMLESMVETNDEWITSRTGIKERRILKEVGKGTSFLAINAAQDLIDKSGVDPKEIDLVIVATATPDMKAAATASFTATAIGAVNAFAYDLEAACSSFLFGMSTASSYIESGRYKKILLIGADKNSSMINYKDRATCIIFGDGAGAVLFEPNEEGFGLHDEYLRSDGSGRDFLQATYGGSSFPITPEAVAEGKHFVFQDGKTVFKNAVSNMADVAVKILERNNLTKDEISWLVAHQANKRIIDATANRIDLDSKKVMTNIEKYGNTTSATLPLLLNDYEKQLKKGDKLVFAAFGGGFTWGSIYLTWAYNS